In Polypterus senegalus isolate Bchr_013 chromosome 12, ASM1683550v1, whole genome shotgun sequence, the following are encoded in one genomic region:
- the ccdc71 gene encoding coiled-coil domain-containing protein 71, with translation MSCKEDTAEKKAVHSWSRISSAGETALLEALRVFSPMSKDLLDTETQLVSFLQGLKEEGHKATILRSKDVYGYESCMAKTPPLEKVSKPIDTSTKVVKGLKPVKKRARKTSKKKDNDCTLLNATAEIILKRQPKIMLTNLSKESLRRTVAVLASQSSSTSCIRDDQRMQPCLKLTKIAVPTGSPTAKLQIHSDFGSLGISRPGSRIVPGEPLEKAPNGLKLERTRVNSCPVKMTVKLVGGSPPVCQNGRVLRESNNCKTTLVKNCKVSSTAAPIRSNVWRAKSVKVLNGQQEHDIVKRKRPEESAETHPRKKGKATVITDYSQDKADLSKNSLRSKVIKVDDSSSDEDVRRKAQKILMVNLSPVIEIRPLVSYSTY, from the coding sequence ATGAGTTGTAAAGAAGACACTGCAGAGAAGAAGGCAGTCCATTCATGGTCTAGAATTTCATCAGCGGGAGAAACTGCATTGCTAGAAGCATTGAGGGTATTTAGCCCGATGTCCAAAGACCTTCTTGACACTGAAACACAGCTGGTATCATTTCTTCAAGGTCTAAAAGAGGAGGGCCACAAGGCAAcaattttaagaagtaaagacgTTTATGGTTATGAGTCCTGCATGGCTAAGACGCCACCACTAGAGAAGGTCTCTAAGCCTATAGACACCAGCACCAAAGTTGTAAAGGGGTTAAAGCCAGTGAAAAAGCGTGCCCGAAAAACATCCAAGAAAAAGGATAATGACTGTACTTTGCTAAATGCAACTGCTGAAATCATTCTGAAGAGGCAGcctaaaataatgttaacaaaccTTTCGAAGGAGTCCCTCAGACGCACTGTAGCAGTCCTTGCCAGTCAGTCGTCCTCCACATCTTGCATCAGAGATGATCAAAGAATGCAGCCCTGCTTGAAGTTAACAAAAATAGCAGTGCCAACAGGGAGCCCTACAGCCAAGCTACAGATACATTCAGATTTTGGATCACTAGGAATTTCCAGGCCTGGTTCCCGTATTGTACCAGGCGAGCCATTGGAAAAGGCCCCAAACGGACTGAAACTGGAGAGAACGAGAGTGAACTCCTGCCCAGTTAAAATGACTGTGAAACTGGTTGGCGGCTCCCCACCAGTATGTCAGAATGGAAGAGTGTTGAGGGAAAGCAATAACTGCAAAACCACGTTAGTGAAAAACTGCAAAGTTTCAAGCACAGCCGCTCCAATTAGATCAAATGTGTGGCGGGCTAAATCTGTGAAGGTGTTGAATGGCCAGCAGGAACATGATATCGTAAAGAGGAAACGGCCAGAAGAATCTGCAGAAACACATCCAAGAAAAAAGGGCAAAGCTACAGTGATAACAGATTATAGTCAAGATAAAGCAGACCTAAGCAAAAACAGCCTGAGATCCAAGGTAATCAAGGTAGATGACTCTTCTTCAGATGAAGACGTTAGACGGAAAGCCCAGAAGATCTTGATGGTCAACCTTTCTCCGGTAATAGAAATAAGACCTCTGGTATCGTATTCCACTTACTGA